One region of Bacillus pumilus genomic DNA includes:
- a CDS encoding aminotransferase class I/II-fold pyridoxal phosphate-dependent enzyme: MSGFTALSEAELNDLYAALQNEYEAYKSKNLHLDMSRGKPSPKQLDLSMGMLDVVTSKDAMTAEDGTDVRNYGGLTGLPETKTFFADVLNLKPEQIIIGGNSSLNMMHDTIARAMTHGVYDSKTPWGKLPKVKFLAPSPGYDRHFSICELFNIEMITVDMKADGPDMDQVEKLVAEDEAIKGIWCVPKYSNPDGITYSDEVVDRLASMKTKADDFRIFWDDAYAVHHLTDTPDTLKDIFQAVEEAGHPNRVFMFASTSKITFPGSGIALMASSPDNVSFTQKQLSIQTIGPDKINQLRHLRFFKNPEGLKEHMRKHAAIIKPKFDLVLSILDETLGGKDIAEWHKPNGGYFISLNTLDHCAKAVVQKAKEAGVTMTGAGATYPYGKDPLDRNIRIAPTFPSLEELEQAIDIFTLCVQLVSIEKLLSKKSQSAPTA; the protein is encoded by the coding sequence ATGAGCGGTTTTACAGCGTTAAGTGAAGCAGAATTAAATGACCTATATGCAGCACTACAAAATGAGTACGAAGCTTATAAAAGTAAAAACTTACACTTAGACATGTCTAGAGGAAAACCTTCACCAAAACAGCTCGATTTGTCTATGGGCATGCTCGATGTTGTGACATCAAAGGATGCGATGACGGCTGAAGATGGCACAGATGTGCGTAACTATGGCGGTTTGACAGGGCTTCCTGAAACGAAGACATTTTTTGCAGATGTGCTCAATCTGAAACCAGAACAAATCATCATCGGCGGTAATTCCAGCCTTAATATGATGCATGATACCATTGCCCGTGCCATGACCCACGGCGTATATGACAGCAAAACACCTTGGGGAAAGCTGCCAAAGGTAAAATTCCTTGCACCAAGCCCAGGATATGACCGTCACTTTTCCATTTGTGAGCTATTTAACATAGAGATGATCACGGTAGATATGAAGGCTGATGGACCTGATATGGATCAGGTCGAAAAATTGGTCGCAGAAGATGAAGCGATTAAAGGCATTTGGTGTGTACCAAAATATAGCAACCCAGATGGCATTACGTATTCAGATGAGGTGGTTGACCGCCTTGCTTCGATGAAAACAAAAGCAGACGACTTCCGCATTTTTTGGGATGATGCATACGCAGTTCATCACCTAACTGATACGCCTGATACGTTAAAAGATATTTTTCAAGCAGTAGAGGAAGCAGGGCACCCAAATCGTGTGTTTATGTTTGCGTCTACTTCTAAAATTACATTCCCAGGCTCAGGTATTGCACTCATGGCATCTAGCCCGGATAATGTGAGCTTTACTCAAAAACAATTATCGATTCAAACGATTGGACCAGACAAAATCAATCAATTAAGACACCTTCGTTTCTTCAAGAATCCAGAAGGCTTGAAGGAACATATGAGAAAACATGCTGCGATCATTAAGCCAAAGTTTGACCTCGTTCTTTCCATTCTTGATGAAACACTTGGCGGGAAGGACATTGCAGAATGGCACAAGCCAAATGGCGGATATTTTATTAGTTTAAATACGCTTGATCATTGTGCAAAAGCTGTTGTGCAAAAGGCAAAAGAAGCTGGTGTGACCATGACAGGTGCAGGCGCGACTTATCCTTATGGAAAAGACCCGCTTGATCGTAACATTCGCATTGCGCCAACGTTCCCATCACTTGAAGAACTAGAGCAAGCGATTGACATCTTTACATTATGTGTTCAGCTTGTCAGCATTGAAAAGCTGCTGTCTAAAAAAAGCCAGTCAGCCCCAACGGCATAA
- a CDS encoding alpha/beta fold hydrolase, with amino-acid sequence MNSAMIERMYHIDGHHFYTKHRQGKRQATIIFEAGYGISGDTWSNMARDIDPELGVFLYDRLGNGKSSDSSEGRTLHDLADDLDALLEEANIQPPFLIVAHSFGSLVSRLWASRRGDEVIGMVLLDPASEEQEQVILPLLSKEERTSYMAQFTAECTHEDFQQMLSTIKEEQTHYGMMPLLVISSGKSRLFHPAHEAWLRLHKRMLSLSSQSGWIQAQNSSHYIHHDEPHIVQLAIYDVWCAAKQPVSYYQTAN; translated from the coding sequence ATGAACTCGGCAATGATTGAAAGAATGTATCATATAGATGGACATCATTTTTATACAAAACATCGTCAGGGCAAAAGGCAAGCCACCATTATCTTTGAAGCAGGCTACGGCATTTCGGGTGATACGTGGTCGAATATGGCCCGTGATATTGATCCTGAGCTTGGGGTTTTCTTATATGATCGATTAGGAAATGGAAAAAGCAGTGACAGTAGTGAAGGAAGAACATTGCATGATCTTGCAGATGATTTAGATGCACTGCTAGAAGAAGCCAATATTCAGCCGCCCTTTCTCATTGTGGCTCACTCATTTGGCTCTCTTGTCAGCCGGTTATGGGCAAGCCGCAGAGGAGATGAGGTCATTGGCATGGTGCTGTTAGACCCGGCAAGTGAGGAGCAAGAACAGGTCATCCTCCCTCTTTTATCAAAAGAAGAACGCACCTCATATATGGCGCAATTTACAGCAGAATGTACGCATGAGGACTTTCAGCAAATGCTCAGCACAATAAAAGAGGAACAAACCCATTATGGGATGATGCCGCTTCTTGTCATTTCATCAGGTAAGAGCCGGCTGTTTCATCCAGCGCACGAGGCTTGGCTCAGACTTCATAAACGGATGCTGTCGTTGTCATCCCAAAGCGGATGGATTCAAGCGCAGAACAGCTCGCACTATATTCATCATGATGAACCGCATATTGTGCAGCTTGCAATCTATGATGTATGGTGCGCAGCGAAGCAACCTGTTTCCTATTATCAAACAGCCAATTAA
- a CDS encoding M20/M25/M40 family metallo-hydrolase — MKWQTESERKELLTALMQYESISGTTGEVALAEYLYYLLRERPYYKQNPDHLALHPMKDGRYYLTALVKRSSLSRTVLLLSHFDVVDTEDYGEFQNMACKPEELMASFSQKSALLPKRAREDLASGDWLFGRGAMDMKAGLTVQLSMLERAMAETFDGNVLLVTVPDEEVNSQGMLEAVPKLKELKEKHDLDYTACLNSEPMFEKYPGDEHYYMYTGSIGKVLAGFFCKGIETHVGEPFSGLNANFMVSALNRLLELNSDYCEEVDGEVTPPPTNLMQKDLKEAYSVQTPHTAVSLFNVLMMNRSSEELHGLLYHTAKQAADQIEADLKQKTAEFQRFKPFTPIDTRITVLTYHELYQKAAERSGKQEVERIVNYAFANRGELGDRDFSTKIVSELTTLCKEEGPLIVLFYSPPFYPAVSSTEDPHIQATLKRIQIEAKKSYGLEIEEVKYFPGLSDLSYLQLEKQEVGHYTTNMPLYQKGYSLPEGEKGALYVPVINVGPLGKDPHKWTERLHIPFSFGILPELLESAIHALLEKK; from the coding sequence ATGAAATGGCAAACAGAGAGTGAACGAAAGGAACTGCTCACAGCTCTTATGCAGTATGAAAGCATATCGGGTACAACTGGAGAAGTGGCGTTAGCTGAATATTTATATTATTTACTGAGGGAGCGGCCTTATTACAAGCAGAATCCTGATCATTTGGCTTTGCATCCGATGAAAGATGGCCGGTATTATTTAACGGCGCTTGTAAAGCGCAGTTCTCTTTCTCGTACCGTTTTGCTGCTTAGTCATTTCGATGTTGTTGATACAGAAGATTACGGTGAATTTCAAAACATGGCATGCAAGCCAGAGGAGTTAATGGCGTCATTTTCTCAAAAAAGTGCGCTTCTCCCAAAAAGAGCAAGAGAAGATCTAGCTTCAGGTGACTGGTTGTTTGGAAGAGGTGCCATGGATATGAAGGCAGGTCTTACTGTACAGCTGTCCATGCTGGAAAGAGCGATGGCAGAGACATTTGATGGAAATGTCCTACTCGTCACAGTCCCGGATGAAGAAGTGAATTCTCAAGGAATGCTTGAAGCTGTTCCAAAACTAAAGGAGCTTAAGGAAAAGCATGACCTTGACTATACCGCGTGCTTAAACAGTGAGCCTATGTTTGAAAAGTATCCAGGTGATGAACATTATTATATGTATACAGGCAGTATAGGGAAGGTGCTGGCCGGATTTTTCTGCAAAGGAATTGAAACACATGTAGGAGAGCCGTTCTCAGGCTTAAATGCGAATTTTATGGTATCTGCATTAAATCGGCTGTTAGAGCTGAATAGTGATTATTGTGAGGAAGTAGATGGTGAAGTCACGCCGCCCCCAACCAACTTAATGCAAAAGGATTTAAAAGAAGCCTATTCCGTTCAAACACCTCACACAGCTGTTTCTTTATTTAATGTGCTGATGATGAATCGTTCAAGTGAAGAACTGCACGGACTTCTTTATCACACGGCGAAACAAGCAGCAGACCAAATCGAAGCTGATCTTAAACAAAAAACAGCAGAATTTCAGCGCTTTAAACCTTTTACACCGATTGATACGAGGATTACCGTTCTCACGTATCATGAGCTGTATCAAAAAGCTGCTGAACGATCAGGTAAACAGGAGGTTGAACGCATTGTGAACTATGCGTTCGCCAATCGAGGTGAGCTTGGAGATCGTGATTTTTCAACCAAAATCGTCTCTGAGCTGACGACGCTTTGTAAGGAAGAAGGGCCGCTCATTGTTCTATTTTATAGTCCACCATTTTATCCTGCGGTTTCCTCAACGGAAGATCCGCATATCCAAGCAACCTTAAAGAGGATTCAAATAGAGGCAAAGAAGAGTTATGGACTTGAAATAGAAGAAGTGAAATATTTCCCGGGATTATCTGATTTAAGTTACTTACAGCTCGAAAAACAGGAAGTAGGTCATTACACGACCAATATGCCGCTTTACCAGAAAGGCTATTCTTTACCGGAAGGAGAAAAGGGAGCACTTTACGTTCCAGTTATTAACGTGGGCCCATTAGGAAAGGACCCGCACAAATGGACAGAGCGGCTGCACATCCCGTTCTCATTCGGCATTTTGCCAGAATTACTAGAATCAGCGATTCATGCTTTGTTAGAGAAAAAATAA
- the namA gene encoding NADPH dehydrogenase NamA, whose translation METKLFSPWTLKGVTLKNRIVMSPMCMYSSYDRDGKLQPFHFTHYISRAQGQAGLIMMEASAVSPEGRISDQDLGIWSDEHIEGFASLNEQIKAYGTKTAIQLAHAGRKAELDGDILAPSSIPFDEQSKIPAQMSVDQIKDTVQAFQDAAVRAKKAGFDIIEIHGAHGYLINEFLSPLANHRTDDYGGSPENRYRFLKEVVDAVNEVWNGPLFVRVSASDYTTKGLDIADYIGVATWLKEQGVDLIDVSSGAVVQAKISTFPGYQVTFAEKIKEGAGIQTGAVGLITSGVQAEEILRNQRADLIFIGREFLRDPYFPKTAAQELRTSIEGPRQYDRAW comes from the coding sequence TTGGAAACAAAACTCTTTTCACCTTGGACATTAAAAGGTGTTACGCTGAAAAACCGCATCGTGATGTCCCCAATGTGTATGTATTCATCCTATGATCGTGATGGGAAATTACAGCCTTTCCACTTTACACATTATATTTCCCGTGCCCAAGGTCAAGCTGGCCTGATCATGATGGAGGCAAGTGCCGTTTCCCCCGAGGGAAGAATTAGTGATCAAGACCTCGGGATTTGGAGTGATGAGCACATTGAAGGCTTCGCTTCATTAAACGAACAAATCAAAGCATACGGAACCAAGACAGCCATCCAGCTGGCTCATGCAGGACGTAAAGCTGAACTAGATGGTGACATCCTGGCACCATCTAGCATTCCATTTGACGAACAGTCTAAAATCCCTGCCCAGATGTCCGTCGATCAAATCAAAGATACCGTTCAGGCGTTTCAGGATGCAGCTGTCCGGGCAAAAAAAGCCGGCTTTGACATCATTGAAATTCATGGGGCGCATGGCTATTTGATTAATGAATTTCTTTCACCGCTGGCGAACCACCGAACAGATGATTATGGCGGTTCACCAGAGAACCGTTATCGTTTCTTAAAAGAAGTCGTCGATGCAGTCAATGAAGTATGGAACGGACCATTATTTGTCCGTGTGTCTGCCTCTGACTACACGACAAAAGGACTTGATATTGCCGATTATATAGGCGTTGCTACATGGCTGAAGGAACAAGGTGTCGACTTAATCGATGTCAGCTCAGGCGCTGTCGTACAGGCAAAAATCAGCACATTCCCTGGCTACCAAGTGACCTTCGCAGAAAAAATCAAAGAAGGTGCCGGTATTCAAACAGGTGCTGTCGGTCTGATCACATCTGGTGTACAGGCTGAGGAGATTTTACGAAATCAACGTGCAGACTTAATTTTTATAGGCAGAGAATTTTTACGGGATCCATACTTCCCAAAAACAGCTGCCCAAGAGCTTCGTACATCCATCGAAGGCCCGCGTCAATATGACCGCGCTTGGTAA